GTATATCCAAGACCCAGATAAAGAAGCTAAGTTAGCAGCCATGCGGGAGGCACTTGAAAATTGCAGCGTGGACCATCCGGTGTTTTATCAGGATGAGGTGGATATCCACCTGAATCCGAAGATTGGTGCCGACTGGGGCTTTAAAGGTAAACAGCGTAAGGTAGCTACACCCGGCCAGAATAAGAAACACTATCTGGCGGGGGCACTGCACAGCCAGACAGGACAAATCAGTTATGTTGGTGGTGAGCGCAAGACCAGTGATTTGTTTATTGCGCTGTTGGAGCAACTGAAAGGGCAATACCGGCGAGCGAAAAGTATCACGCTAATTGTGGATAATTACATCATCCATAAGAGCAAAAAAACGCAGAAATGGCTGAATGAGAACCCAAAGTTCAAGCTCTTGTTTTTACCGGTATACAGCCCGTGGCACAACAAAATTGAAAAGCTATGGCATGCGTTGCATGAAACGATAACCCGTAACCATCAGTGTAAGAACATGGATGACTTACTGGAGCAGGTATACCACTTTATGGACACAGCGGCTCCGTTCCCAGGTGGCAAGCATGGCTTGAAGCAGGTGTATCACAATTAGGATCAGTTATTTAGTCAGCAGTAAATCCCTAGCATGGACTTGCATCTGGCACCAAACTCTACGCAGTTCTTTTCCATGTGCCGCGCAAAAACTTTAGCTCAAAACCGTTCAGTATTCGGTAATGCTGAAGTGAACGTTGATGTCCGCTATTCGCTCTTTGCCGAAGTTTGGCTAAGTGCCATGAGCAGTCATTCATGATTAACTCGTTTCTGCCCCAAAACGAGTTTAGTCGAGCGTCGCAAATGAGCGAATTTGAGACACTGATTTTATGTTTGAGTTGTATCAATATATCTACAAAACGGACATTAAGCCTCTTATTTCCCCATGTTCAGTTAACTTAAATACTCTAATTTGTGATTTAAAATTGATTTTTCACAAAAAGAATCTGAAAACTTAGAGGGAAAGCTAGAGCTTTAACGAAATAGCTTTTAAATAAATTAAGTGTAAATTCAGC
This DNA window, taken from Pseudoalteromonas marina, encodes the following:
- a CDS encoding IS630 family transposase, which gives rise to MNKIAFLYGAETRRLKKIVHKTRDKDLCRRANAVLLVLKGETKSQVARVLQAGRSSVNRWVTWYEAAGIDGLKTKGAGRPPSQPKGFICGVLKLLVNHVPRTLGYQRSRWSSELFALLLHKLYRIVIHSSTLRRWLPQVGIVWRRAAPTLYIQDPDKEAKLAAMREALENCSVDHPVFYQDEVDIHLNPKIGADWGFKGKQRKVATPGQNKKHYLAGALHSQTGQISYVGGERKTSDLFIALLEQLKGQYRRAKSITLIVDNYIIHKSKKTQKWLNENPKFKLLFLPVYSPWHNKIEKLWHALHETITRNHQCKNMDDLLEQVYHFMDTAAPFPGGKHGLKQVYHN